CTTAAATCTATTTAGGGAACAGTAAATATCTTcaataactaataaataaatgctcagttgccttttttttgacaTTGCATAACAAAGATACCATATTGACACTGCTGAGTGTGGAAAAACATCTTATCATTTAAATTGATTAATAAAATAACACCACTCCCTAATAGGACTATAGAGTGGTAATTCAAATGGTTAGGGCTCAAATGGCaggttgtgatttaaaaaaaataataatttcaaaccTTCTCCCACTATTAATGTGATTTCTAGCCTGTACTTTTTGAAACTCTTTTTGGAAGATAGAGTAAAATATAATCTACAATAATGTTTCAGAAATGTGTGCACCCTCATAACTTAGGATATGGTTATGTTCAGAattaatcacattcaaactcatgtttaatGGTAGTcaacacacctgccaccatttcaATTGCTtgtgattaaccccaaatacaTATCAACTTCTTTTGTGGGCATTTCCTGATATATGTTTTGCTTTGAATAATGCCAGcaaggcatttgaacaggggtgtgtagactttttatatctatGATTTATACTGCATTTGTATGTAGTAAAGATTTGTTATAAAAGGTGTTTGTCATTAGTTGATATGTCAAAGAAATGTTCACACGCAGTACAGGCTTTGGAGGAAACCTGACAGTTTGGAGTTAATACTTACCGTAAATTACTCACAACCCATTTACTGGCGCCACCCATTGTTTAAAAGGGGTAAAACGTTTTGATTTCATATTCTGCCCAAGTGGAATTAATATCACAAATTCTTTGGATGATAGGAGCAAATTATAATCCGAACAGGGTTGACGAGACAAGAGTGTTACCAAAACACGTTTTTATTTGGATTTCTGACTGTATTCCATCAGTTCAATTTATCAAAATACTTCAGCTTGCCTGAAGGGTCGGGAATGATCTGTAGAGAAGAAGTAGTCAAATTAGGATCCAGTAAATAATTCAGGCATAAAATGAGATTAAAATCTTTCTGGTTCACAAGCAAAAGTTTGCTAGCAAAATTATGAAACAATTACATcattttttgataaaattgcAGCATGGTGGGGCATCAGCCAATAAAATGGACATTAAATGTAGGCACAAACCAAATGTGCATGTAGGTTAGGACTTGTTTGACCTTGGAAGAGCTAGTTTATAAGActgcaaatgtgttttcttgTAGTACGACGACTTACAACAGTATTAGAATTACTGTAAGTATAAACAGGAAAATATTTTCCAAGTCTGTGATGAATAATGATGCATACGTTTACATACAAATGGTTGAATTGTTGAACTTCTATGTTGAAAGCACTGTAAACACTTCGTCATACTCACTGTTGCACTGCCTGGTTTCCATCCTGCTGGACACACTGAAAAAGTCATTTCATTAAAGTTAGTGCTTGAAAAGCTAAAATATTATGAATGTCTGCACAATCAATACTAAAGCTCCATGTGTTGCTTTCTGTAGGTCAGGTGCTATCATAGTACCTTCTCCGTGTTTGTCGGTGTACTGGAACGCTTGAACCAGCCGAAGCGTCTCATCCACCGATCGTCCAACTGGAAGATCATTCATGGTGATCTGCCTCAGGACGCCTTTGTCGTCAATGATGAAGAGCCCCCTGTAAACACATCAACAGCGGCTTTTTAACAAAAGGCATGACGAAAGAGTGGTGTGACAAGGTATAAACATCAAAACTGGTTGGACTACTTCACCTCAGCGCGTGGCCCTGATCCTCCAGGTAGACGCCGTAGTCTTTGGCAATCTGGTGAGTGAGGTCAGACAAAAGAGGGATTTTCATTGGTCCAAGTCCTCCTTGCTTCCTGGCTGTATTGATCCTGGCAAAGGAAGGAATTGGACCACAATTATTCTATATGCAAAAATGGGGATTTAACTTTAGTTCATCTCATGAACAGGTGCATGAAAtcctaacaaaataaaatattttaatctaATATTAGAATATAATATTCCCAATTACATACGACAACAACTTCACAATGTAAGCTATTTTTTAAGAACGCTAGAACATACATCTATAATTCTATtcaagtatttgtattttttaagttgGGGCTGTGATGAGTTCATGTCACATTACCAGGCCAGGTGGGTGAACTGGGAGTCCACCGAGCAGGCGACCACCTCTGTGTTGATGGCCTGAAACTCATGCACGCGATCACTGAAGGCAATGATCTCGGTTGGGCAGACAAACGTGCTGGGGGTCGAGGAGGAAGAAGGCAAAATGTAGATCTGTTTCACTTCGCAGCTGTAGTCATGAAGTCattcaaatgtgatgtttattgCGGTCACTCACAAGTCCAGAGGATAGAAGAAAAAGACGAGGTATTTGCCTCTGTAGTCTGACAGCTTCAGCTCTTTGAATTCACCATTGATGACTGCTGTTCCTTCCCAGTGTGGTGCAGGCTTTGAAACTGtaagatacatatatatatattagagctgtcaaacgattaattttttttaatctgattaatcacatcttagaattttgattaatcatgattaatcactgacttaacccccaacatattttgcccgctaaatttgaatcgcacctgttatgtgttaattttttatgaggaagtcttcaaaaatgtatatccactgcagacgctcatcctgctttttctaatcaattaattatttgcataatttaaaatgggaaaaaaatgacctacggcatatgtaaacatttattaaatgctttactttaatgcatgtactgtagttatgtttattgctcaaactccaacaactacctttaacgtaaccatcagctgtcggctaaaaaggatcatctgcggtcaaaattaatagtgtgattaatctgtcataatacaatgattaatgtgatattttttttgtgattaattcattagttaacgctttaactttgacagcactaatatatatatatatatatatatatatatatatatatatatatatatatatatatatatatatttatttattttttattttttattttttttaagccactgTCGTTAAGAATCAACATTGTATTTGATTACATGGTGGGGGAAGAGAATTTGTAAATGCATAATCCGGAaagaagcaacatttttttttttttaattcaaaacatttatataaaCACATTGGCCTCAATACAGAGATAGTTGAAATGGCTTTCTGTTTCAAAAGTTGACAATTTTAGGTGTAAGGTGAAAAATTATGTTTCTCTAAGACTGTGCTAAAAAAAGGTGAAAGTTAGCAATGAAAGTTAGCCATTTTCACAAGGACTTTGTCAGACTACAAAGAAGTTCAGTCACCCATACGAGAATggaagtataaaaaaaataaaaataagaccaCCATTTTCATATGAAGTCATCACAACAGCCTCCTTCAAGTAATGagtcaaaaaaattaaagagCATCTTGTCAATATCTTTATATCAAGGTAAAATATC
The Festucalex cinctus isolate MCC-2025b chromosome 18, RoL_Fcin_1.0, whole genome shotgun sequence genome window above contains:
- the prdx4 gene encoding peroxiredoxin-4 isoform X2; the protein is METSVHLNMQKELFCAVLLLFITFSSAQEDSQVKNAQCYNYAGGHVYPGEASRVPVSDHSLHLSQAKISKPAPHWEGTAVINGEFKELKLSDYRGKYLVFFFYPLDFTFVCPTEIIAFSDRVHEFQAINTEVVACSVDSQFTHLAWINTARKQGGLGPMKIPLLSDLTHQIAKDYGVYLEDQGHALRGLFIIDDKGVLRQITMNDLPVGRSVDETLRLVQAFQYTDKHGEVCPAGWKPGSATIIPDPSGKLKYFDKLN
- the prdx4 gene encoding peroxiredoxin-4 isoform X1 encodes the protein MQFCPVLAQESYSVMAESNIWGSQWGDSVKLGQGTELSVSKPAPHWEGTAVINGEFKELKLSDYRGKYLVFFFYPLDFTFVCPTEIIAFSDRVHEFQAINTEVVACSVDSQFTHLAWINTARKQGGLGPMKIPLLSDLTHQIAKDYGVYLEDQGHALRGLFIIDDKGVLRQITMNDLPVGRSVDETLRLVQAFQYTDKHGEVCPAGWKPGSATIIPDPSGKLKYFDKLN